The sequence CGTCAGGTCTCCAAGGAGGACCCGACCATTCAGGTGACGATCAACGAGGACACCGGCGAGCACCTGATCTCCGGGCAGGGTGAACTCCACCTCGAGGTCATCACCCAGCGTATCGAGAAGAACCAGGGCATCCCGGTCAACACCGGTGAGCCGATCGTCGTCTACCGCGAGGCCGTCCAGCAGTCGAGCGACACGGTCGAGGGGATCTCGCCGAACCGCCACAACCGCTTTTACATCTCCGCAGAGCCCCTCTCCGAGGAGATCGTCGAGACACTCAAACTCGGCGACGCCTCGATGGACATGCCCGAACTCGAGCGCCGTGAAGCGCTCATGGACGCCGGCATGGACAAAGACGACGCGCAGGTCGTCGAGGAGATTCACGGGTCGAACATTCTGCTGGACCAGACGAAGGGGATCCAGCACCTGAACGAGACGATGGAGCTGTTCATCGAGGGGCTCGAGGAGGCCCTCGACAACGGTCCCCTCGCTAACGAACCCGTTCAGGGCACTCTCATCCGGCTTCACGACGCGAAGCTTCACGAGGACACTATCCACCGCGGTCCGGCACAGGTTATCCCCGCGACCCGCGAGGCCGTCCACAAGTCGCTGATCGACGCGAAGATCAAGATGCTCGAGCCGATGCAGGACGTGCGCATCGACGTGCCAAACGACCACATGGGTGCCGCCTCCGGCGAGATCCAGGGTCGACGTGGTCGCGTCGACGACATGTATCAGGAAGGTGACCTCATGGTCGTCGAAGGGATCGCCCCCGTCGACGAGATGATCGGCTTCGCGAGCGACATCCGCTCTGCGACCGAGGGTCGTGCCTCCTGGAACACCGAGAACGCCGGCTTCGAGGTCATGTCCGACTCGCTCCAGCGTGAGAAGATCATGGAGATCCGCGAACGCAAGGGCATGAAACTCGAGCTGCCGCCGAGTATCGACTACATCTAACGGCACCGCGACCGCGGCACGAACGCGATTTCTTTCGACGGCACTCGTTCGACGAGAGTGGTCTGTGGCGGTGCTCCACTGCGGCGAGCCACTCCCAGTAGTCGACCACTCGTTATTTTAATCCGACATATGAACGACTGATATTGTGCACCTTCATACCCGTTCACAATGTAAAAAACTCAAAACCATTTGCTATAGATTTACCATTTTTAATCAACAATATTTAACACTACGATCCTATTTTGTTGTCCCACTCACACGCAAGAAAGCCTGCGTGGGTACGTGAGCGGGCAGTGTCGTTCGCCGACGAGTGGCGACGCTGTGAGTCCGCCAGCGCCGGGCGTCGTACGGCGTCGAACGATCAGACATGAACCGACGAGCATTCATCGTAGGAACGGGCGGTATCGGCACAGCAGCAATCGGCGGCGCAGTCGTCCTCTCGGGGTCGGCAGCGGCCGAAATCGAGGATCACACGTTCTCCGGAACGAGCATTAGCGGGGAAAGCGACGACGGGTCCGTCGACGACATTCGCGCGGGAGCGACGGGCGTCGGCTTTCGGTACGAGGGGCTCAACGAAGAGCCAGAGGAAGCGACGGTCGAACTGCAGGTGGTTCACGACGGCGACGTCGAGACCATCGACGAGGCGACGACCGACGTGAGCGGAACCAGTGATTCGAACGTCCCACTCGGCGAGGACCTCGAGGGCAGTGTCCTCGATCACGACGGTCTCTCGGCAAACGACTTCCAGGCGGACGAAGACGGCGGGATGACCGAGAAGGACGTCACCCTCCGCCTCGAGGTAACGATCACCGACGTCAGCGGGTCGAGCGAGACCGACCTGAACGTCGTCATGCGCAACACGGAAGCCCGCGCGAACGTCGGCGGCGAAGCCGAAGGCGAGGTCGTCACCGACGAAGACGAGGACGACGATGACGACGAGACGGGGCCAGTCGATGAGATCAACGCCATCGTCGACGACGTCAACGCCGAACTCGAGAACGTCGATCCGGTCGAGACCATCGACGACACCGACGACGACACCATCGAGGGGCTGATCGAGGACGTCTTCAGTCAGGTCACAGCCGAGATCGAAGCACAGACCGGCATCGAGTACGACGTCTCCACGCCCGAGGAAGCACGAGACGAGGCCGCCGAGGCCGATCTCCCACCCGTCGCCGACGCACTCGAGAACGCCGCCGACGCCGTCGAAGACATCGCAGACATCGCCGGTTTCGACCTCGACGACCTCGAGGACGACGATGACGACGAGACGGGGCCAGTCGATGAGATCAACGCCATCGTCGACGACGTCAACGCCGAACTCGAGAACGTCGATCCGGTCGAGACCATCGACGACACCGACGACGACACCATCGAGGGGCTGATCGAGGACGTCTTCAGTCAGGTCACAGCCGAGATCGAAGCGCAGGCGGGCATCGAGTACGACGTGAGCACGCCAGACGAGGCCCGCGACGAGGCCGAGGACGCGCCGCTGCCCGACATCGCGGACGCACTCGAGAACGCCGCCGACGCCGTCGAAGAGATCGCCGACCTCGCCGACTACGAACTCGAGGACGGTGACGACGGCGACGACGAAGACGATCAGGAGGCGATCGACGAGATCAACGCCATCGTCGACGACGTCAACGCCGAACTCGAGAACGTCGATCCGGTCGAGACCATCGACGACTTAGACGACGGGACGATCGACGACCTCACAGACGACGTCTTCAGTCAGGTCACAGCCGAGATCGAAGCGCAGGCGGGCATCGAGTACGACGTGAGTACGCCCGACGAGGCACGTGACGAAGCCGAGGACGCACCGCTGCCGGACATCGCGGACGCACTCGAGAACGCCGCCGACGCCGTCGAGGAGATCGAATCCCTCGCCGAGGGGTAGCGATCACGCCGCGTCTCCCGCGACACGATCGCGGACGGCCGTCCCAGTGGCTGCTCCCCGGACGGTCACCCTGACCGTCCGATCGACTGACACACCACGCTCCCGTTCGATTTTTGCGTCGTCCGGTCGCCTACCGGATCCGTGCCGAAAACGGCGACGGGACGATAGTCCGTCTCAGCAACAGGAGAAACCGCCGTCGACGACGAGGGCATGCCCGGTGACCCAGGCGGCGTCGTCGCTGGCGAGGAAGGCCATCGCACCGGCAACGTCCTCGGGGCGACCGAGTCGCTTGAGCGGGTAGTGTCTGGCCATCTCGGATTTCGTCGCTGCCCACTCCTCCTCGGAGCGGTTCTTCCGGGGCATCGGGGTGTCGGTGACGCCCGGACAGACCGCGTTCGCCCGGACGCCGTGCGGGCCGACCTCGGCGGCGACCGTCCGCGTGAAGTTGACCACGGCACCCTTCGAGAGCGAGTACGCCCCGAGCTGTGGTGCGCCGATGACACCCGCCAGCGACGCCGTGTTGACGATGGCACCCGATCCCTGCTCTGTGAGGTGGGGGATCGCCGCACGACAGCCGTTCCAGACGCCGGCGACGTTGACGTCGAGAATTCGATCGCGCTCTGTGAGGTCGATCTCCTCGACTCGCGCCCGGTCGTGGCTAACGCCCGCGTTGTTCACCACCACGTCGAGTCCGAACGTCTCGACGGTTTCGTCGATCGCCGCCTGAACGGCGTCAGCGTCCCGGACGTCGAGTTCGATCGCTCGCCCGTCGGCCTCGAGTCGGTCGATCGTTTCCTCGGCTCCCTCGAGATCGAGGTCGGCGGCGACGACCGTCGCGCCCTCGTCGGCGAACCGCGTTGCCGCCGCTCGTCCCAGTCCAGAACCGGCACCCGTGATGAACACTGTCTTGCCATCGAATCGCATGCAGTATTGTGTGACCTGATAACACATATACTGTCGGTTCGCGACAATGTCGTGGAGGCATGGGGACCCGGGAAGGGGTCACTCGAGGCGGTCGAGGATCGCCTCGCGTTCGTAGGCGAGCGAGAGCGATCGCGAGCGACCGCGGCCCTCGACGTCTGCGTACTCGGCGTCGATCAGGCCGAGCTGGTCGAGTTTGTTGACGATCTCGGAGTAGCGCGTGTAGCCGAGGTCGGTCTTCTCGTGGAAGGCCTCGTAGACGTCGCCAGCTCGCTCGCCGTCGTTGTGGGCGATCACCTCGAGCAGGGTTCGTTCGGTGTCGGTCAGTCCCGACAGGCTTCGCGAGAGGCTGACGTACTTCGAGGTCTCGTAGGCCGACTCGACATCCTCGCGCTCGACGGTCTTGCTGGCGCGCATCTCGGCGTTGAGCCCGGCCCGGCGCAGGAGGTCGATCCCGACCCGGAGGTCGCCGC is a genomic window of Natrarchaeobaculum aegyptiacum containing:
- a CDS encoding SDR family NAD(P)-dependent oxidoreductase encodes the protein MRFDGKTVFITGAGSGLGRAAATRFADEGATVVAADLDLEGAEETIDRLEADGRAIELDVRDADAVQAAIDETVETFGLDVVVNNAGVSHDRARVEEIDLTERDRILDVNVAGVWNGCRAAIPHLTEQGSGAIVNTASLAGVIGAPQLGAYSLSKGAVVNFTRTVAAEVGPHGVRANAVCPGVTDTPMPRKNRSEEEWAATKSEMARHYPLKRLGRPEDVAGAMAFLASDDAAWVTGHALVVDGGFSCC